One Vallitalea pronyensis genomic region harbors:
- a CDS encoding nicotinate phosphoribosyltransferase — MPTIDLTLLTDFYQLTMIQGYYKLNQKDQVVVFDLFYRSNPHGSSFSIAAGLEQAIQYIKDINFTDDDIDYLRSQHIFKEDFLEYLKSFTFTGDIYAVPEGTVVFPNEPLVKVIAPLREAQLIETALLNIINHQSLIATKAARVKWAAEDDIVLEFGLRRAQGPDAGIYGARAAVIGGCSATSNVLAGQLFDIPVKGTHAHSWVMSFPDELTAFREYAKLYPMNCLLLVDTYDTLRKGVPNAIKVFQELKEKGIKPKFYGIRLDSGDLSYLSKKARKMLDEAGFTDAIISASSDLDEYLIRDLKLQGSKITLWGVGTNLITSKGNPSFGGVYKLSAKYVDGAFEPKLKISENPDKITNPGNKKIVRIYDKETGKIKADLIALQHEVIHENQSLLLFDPNATWKHMRLQPGSFIARELLVPIFKNGTCIYDCPSTFDIKQYCNKELTTLWDESRRLTNPQTVYVDLSEELYDLKHTLMKQYKSMQ; from the coding sequence ATGCCAACGATTGATTTAACACTACTAACCGATTTTTACCAATTGACCATGATACAAGGGTATTATAAACTGAATCAAAAAGATCAAGTGGTTGTTTTCGACCTTTTCTACCGTTCAAATCCCCATGGGAGCAGTTTTTCTATTGCTGCTGGCCTAGAACAAGCCATTCAATATATAAAAGACATCAACTTTACAGATGATGATATAGACTACCTAAGAAGTCAGCATATATTTAAGGAAGATTTTTTAGAATACCTAAAATCCTTTACTTTCACAGGTGATATTTATGCTGTTCCAGAAGGTACTGTGGTCTTTCCTAACGAACCTTTAGTGAAAGTGATTGCTCCCCTTCGTGAGGCACAATTAATTGAGACAGCTTTGCTTAACATTATTAATCATCAGAGTCTCATAGCTACCAAAGCAGCTCGTGTAAAATGGGCAGCAGAGGACGATATTGTTCTTGAATTTGGTCTTCGCCGAGCTCAAGGACCTGATGCTGGAATATATGGTGCCAGAGCAGCTGTTATCGGTGGTTGTAGTGCAACATCCAATGTCCTAGCAGGTCAGTTATTTGATATACCTGTAAAAGGCACCCATGCTCATAGCTGGGTCATGAGTTTTCCCGATGAATTAACCGCTTTTCGAGAGTATGCCAAACTTTATCCCATGAATTGCCTGCTTTTAGTTGATACATACGATACCCTTCGAAAAGGCGTACCTAATGCTATAAAAGTCTTCCAGGAGTTGAAAGAAAAAGGCATAAAACCTAAATTTTATGGTATCCGGCTTGATAGCGGTGACTTATCTTACCTATCCAAAAAAGCGCGAAAAATGCTGGATGAAGCTGGATTCACCGATGCGATCATCAGTGCTTCCAGTGACCTGGATGAATACCTGATACGGGACTTAAAATTACAAGGCTCTAAAATTACCTTATGGGGTGTTGGTACTAACTTGATTACCTCAAAAGGCAATCCATCATTTGGCGGCGTTTACAAGTTATCAGCAAAATATGTGGATGGGGCATTTGAGCCTAAATTGAAAATTTCTGAAAATCCAGATAAAATAACCAACCCAGGTAACAAAAAAATTGTGAGAATCTATGATAAAGAAACGGGTAAAATAAAAGCAGACTTAATTGCCCTTCAACATGAAGTCATCCACGAAAATCAGTCCTTGCTTCTCTTTGACCCTAATGCCACATGGAAACATATGCGACTACAACCAGGTTCTTTTATAGCTAGAGAATTACTGGTACCCATATTCAAAAATGGTACATGCATCTACGATTGTCCAAGTACCTTTGACATTAAGCAATACTGCAACAAAGAATTAACCACATTGTGGGATGAATCCCGACGACTTACCAACCCTCAGACGGTCTATGTGGATTTATCTGAAGAGCTATACGATCTAAAACATACCCTTATGAAGCAATATAAAAGCATGCAATAA
- a CDS encoding flagellin N-terminal helical domain-containing protein, which produces MIINHNLMAMNAHRQLKVNNRFQAKSVEKLSSGYRINRAGDDAAGLSISEKMRNQIKGINQASRNAQDGISLIQTAEGALNESHNIMKRMRELTLQAANGTNEAEDIDAIKSELSSLVAELDRIANGTEFNKKKLLNGDLAGGLTLQIGANSVVAENTLQVDIAAMDSGTLGVAAAAGITDHTSCMTQLNAIDAGIGILSTERSKLGAFQNRLEHTISNLDNAAENLQAAESRIRDVDMANEMSTFTKNNILLQASTAMLAQSNQMPQGVLQLLS; this is translated from the coding sequence ATGATTATTAATCACAATCTTATGGCAATGAATGCACATAGACAATTAAAAGTTAACAACCGTTTCCAAGCAAAAAGTGTAGAAAAATTATCTTCAGGCTACAGAATTAATCGAGCTGGTGATGATGCTGCTGGGTTATCCATTTCTGAAAAAATGAGAAACCAAATTAAAGGTATTAATCAAGCATCTAGAAATGCACAGGATGGTATCTCTTTAATTCAAACAGCAGAAGGCGCATTAAATGAATCACATAACATTATGAAGAGAATGCGAGAACTCACATTACAAGCTGCCAATGGTACAAATGAAGCAGAAGATATTGATGCAATTAAGTCTGAACTTAGTTCATTAGTAGCAGAGTTAGACAGAATTGCAAACGGAACAGAATTTAATAAAAAGAAATTATTGAATGGCGATTTAGCAGGTGGACTGACATTACAAATCGGTGCAAACAGTGTAGTTGCTGAGAATACCTTACAGGTTGATATCGCTGCAATGGATAGTGGTACATTAGGTGTTGCTGCTGCGGCAGGTATTACGGATCATACTTCTTGTATGACGCAATTAAATGCTATTGATGCAGGTATCGGCATTCTATCAACTGAAAGATCCAAGCTTGGTGCATTCCAAAACCGACTTGAGCATACCATTTCTAATCTTGATAATGCAGCTGAGAACCTTCAAGCGGCTGAATCAAGGATTAGAGACGTGGATATGGCAAACGAGATGTCAACGTTCACTAAAAATAATATATTATTACAAGCTTCAACAGCGATGCTTGCCCAATCTAACCAAATGCCACAGGGTGTGCTTCAGCTATTAAGCTAA
- a CDS encoding L-2-amino-thiazoline-4-carboxylic acid hydrolase codes for MHVETRLKVMERMYVHTLVDSIRHYGQLGVLDSIIEEKKKVQLSMGKKQAEQFGITQPENVFTVLSDIFNCTSWEIKRIHHGFQAKAKKCTLCAYAKKAGVESPCYMYCLNPMEGMVKGIDPQLDFKVEKTLWSDDACVVSVTK; via the coding sequence ATGCATGTAGAAACAAGATTAAAAGTGATGGAGCGTATGTATGTTCATACATTAGTGGATTCTATCCGTCATTATGGACAACTAGGGGTATTAGACAGTATTATAGAAGAGAAGAAGAAAGTGCAACTGTCAATGGGAAAAAAACAGGCTGAGCAATTTGGCATCACCCAGCCAGAGAATGTGTTTACAGTTTTAAGTGATATTTTTAATTGTACATCATGGGAAATTAAGAGGATTCATCATGGATTTCAAGCTAAGGCTAAAAAGTGTACCTTGTGTGCTTATGCCAAAAAAGCAGGTGTGGAAAGTCCTTGCTACATGTATTGCCTCAATCCTATGGAGGGTATGGTAAAAGGTATTGATCCACAACTTGATTTTAAGGTGGAAAAAACATTATGGAGTGATGATGCTTGTGTTGTTTCTGTGACCAAATAA
- a CDS encoding transglutaminase domain-containing protein — MRQKIRACIALCLCLTSINVQGATTSTSSIKAIELSQINVRQEVHSRIENYRTVETDTTIRKLEILPGGIFSEKIVKEGSIVSPTTASIQAYQKAILEKVTALCKERDTYSKSSEEHGRISKALIDTFSPMTTCYKVRKDMTLMMNNRTLEQTLQDLDDAFNSIQRVIHSEREAVHVFQHDQPSKEHLVDIAKAITDGRVPEKFQKDFQRAITLGEFLEIAYAGMASTNSLSFLDRITIKDKNMPNTYPDYAKLGYVAGIVNRMGDLKQTLTREQMAKYMSYLNRRGGICTSVDYMDVSPDVMDFATNDLLHYTHGYFHPKAYYRLEDAIVDTSFTRYYYTPQLTIRGILPYTPLGYAGTIILDGSTVILEDIYRPDYFFKDFKEMVLNNIPFDPATQLVDTGAFYVDMDMTHSKMTLTIKKDITAIAMNFDWSQYNYYHTLESGKNHYNPVPLAKGTPLDMQAKDDKTVTLLRQKIQEVIKQIITPDMSQRDQLKAIHDYVAKTIHYHGPPDYLTAENALAAITKGEGVCVHYTALFQYFCQELGIPNRVIMDNAFVGRHAWNVVYVNNQWYHIDVTLDDTQDKLRDRYFMKTSTEMVPTHHFSGFGSISDKAILGINPMAIQSTEEFQIFIRSLVMKYEYQYDQVNFRITNPNVDLDTSFMKYLYKNYTFSITGDHKTGFYTVTKTELP, encoded by the coding sequence ATGAGACAAAAAATACGAGCATGTATAGCCTTATGCTTATGCTTAACGTCTATCAATGTTCAAGGTGCTACAACTAGCACGTCTAGCATAAAAGCAATTGAGCTTAGTCAAATCAATGTCCGCCAAGAAGTACACTCCCGTATAGAAAACTATCGTACGGTTGAAACAGATACAACTATACGTAAATTAGAGATACTGCCAGGGGGCATCTTTTCAGAAAAAATTGTTAAAGAAGGTTCCATTGTCTCCCCAACAACAGCCAGTATTCAGGCTTACCAAAAAGCAATTCTAGAAAAGGTTACGGCATTATGCAAGGAACGGGATACCTATAGCAAGAGTAGTGAAGAACATGGAAGAATCTCCAAAGCTCTTATCGATACATTCTCCCCAATGACAACATGTTATAAGGTAAGAAAAGATATGACTTTAATGATGAATAACCGAACCCTTGAGCAAACGTTACAGGATTTAGACGATGCTTTCAATAGTATACAACGTGTCATCCATAGCGAACGAGAAGCCGTCCATGTCTTTCAACATGATCAACCATCCAAAGAACATCTGGTGGATATTGCTAAGGCCATAACAGATGGCCGTGTACCTGAGAAATTCCAAAAAGACTTTCAACGGGCCATTACCCTTGGTGAATTTTTAGAAATTGCCTATGCTGGTATGGCTTCCACCAACTCCTTGTCATTCTTAGATCGTATTACGATCAAGGATAAAAACATGCCAAATACCTATCCTGATTATGCAAAGCTTGGCTATGTGGCTGGTATCGTTAATCGTATGGGTGACCTTAAACAAACACTTACAAGAGAGCAAATGGCTAAGTACATGAGTTATCTTAATCGACGTGGCGGCATCTGTACATCTGTTGATTACATGGATGTGAGCCCTGATGTTATGGATTTTGCTACAAATGATCTGCTGCATTATACCCATGGCTACTTTCATCCAAAGGCTTATTATCGATTAGAAGATGCCATAGTGGATACTTCTTTTACACGCTATTATTATACACCTCAACTTACCATTAGGGGTATTCTCCCCTATACGCCTTTAGGGTATGCTGGTACCATTATCCTTGATGGATCGACTGTTATATTAGAAGACATCTATCGTCCTGATTATTTCTTCAAGGACTTTAAGGAAATGGTATTAAATAATATCCCTTTTGACCCGGCTACACAATTAGTCGATACAGGTGCTTTCTATGTGGATATGGACATGACGCATAGTAAAATGACCTTAACTATAAAAAAAGATATCACAGCCATTGCCATGAATTTTGATTGGAGCCAATACAATTATTATCATACCCTAGAATCCGGTAAGAACCACTATAACCCAGTACCTCTAGCAAAAGGAACTCCACTGGATATGCAGGCTAAAGACGATAAAACCGTGACCCTATTAAGGCAGAAAATACAAGAAGTAATCAAGCAAATCATCACACCAGATATGTCTCAAAGGGACCAATTAAAAGCCATTCACGATTATGTGGCCAAAACCATTCACTATCATGGTCCTCCTGATTACTTAACAGCGGAAAATGCATTGGCTGCTATAACCAAAGGTGAAGGTGTTTGTGTACATTACACCGCTCTTTTCCAATATTTCTGTCAAGAGCTTGGTATTCCTAATCGGGTAATTATGGATAATGCATTTGTAGGACGACACGCATGGAATGTGGTCTATGTGAATAATCAATGGTACCATATTGATGTGACCCTAGACGACACACAAGATAAACTAAGGGATAGATATTTCATGAAAACGTCTACGGAAATGGTGCCTACCCATCATTTTTCAGGATTTGGTTCCATAAGCGACAAAGCCATTTTAGGTATTAATCCAATGGCAATTCAGTCCACAGAAGAATTCCAAATCTTTATTCGCAGTCTGGTTATGAAATATGAGTATCAATATGATCAAGTTAACTTCAGAATTACGAATCCTAACGTTGATTTGGATACTTCATTTATGAAATACCTCTATAAGAATTATACTTTCAGTATTACTGGTGACCATAAGACAGGTTTTTATACGGTAACAAAGACAGAATTACCATAG
- a CDS encoding carbon storage regulator: MLVLGRRIGEYIMIGDNIKVQVVKSKDGDLRLAIDAPKDIEIVRGELLEDEYAQMQ; the protein is encoded by the coding sequence ATGTTAGTACTTGGTAGGAGAATTGGAGAATACATCATGATAGGGGACAACATCAAAGTTCAGGTGGTAAAGAGTAAAGATGGCGATTTACGATTAGCCATTGATGCACCTAAGGATATTGAGATTGTAAGAGGCGAACTATTAGAAGATGAATATGCCCAAATGCAATAA